In Sphingomonas profundi, the sequence CATCGTCGTGCGCGAGGCGGCGGACAGCATCCGCGCTTACTATAACAGCTGCCTCCACCGGGCGACCAAGCTCGCGACCGGCCAGGGCCATGCGCGGGCGTTCAAATGCCCGTTCCACGGCTGGGTCTACGGCCTCAACGGCCGCATCACGGGCCTGCCCTGCGCGTGGGACTTCGAGCATCTGACCGACCGCACCCTGCCGGAAATCCGCGTGGCGACGTGGCAGGGCCTCGTCTTCGTCTGCATGGATCCGGCCGCCCCGTCGCTCGCCGACTATATCGGCCCGATCGACGCCGCGTTCGAGCGGTATCCGCTCACCGCCAAGCACAAGTCCGCCCATGTCGAGAAGGTCGTGCCGGGCAACTGGAAGATCGGCCTGGAGCAGTTCATCGAGAGCTACCATGTCTTCGGCACCCATCCGGAGGCGCTGCCCTATATCGGCGATGCCAATACCGAATATTGCATCTGGCCGGACAACGATCATGTCAGCCGCATGCACGCGCTGCACAGCGTCTCCAGCCCGCATGTCGGCGATCGCTATAGCCAGCAGGACATGATGGACCTCATCACCGCCATCTCCGACAAGGCGGGCGCCGATGCCGAGCGGATCGTCGTGCCGGACGGCGTCACGACGCGGCAGATCCTCGGCGAGAAGCGGCGCCGGCTGCTCGCCGACCTCGGGCTGGACGTGTCGCACCTGACCGATGCCGAGATGATCGACACGATCCACTATTTCATCTTCCCGAACATCGTCGTGTGGACGGCCTACGGCTCGCCGATGATCTACCGCTTCCGGCCGAACGGCATGGATCATGAGAGCCACGTCATGGAGGTGATCTTCCTGACCCCCTATGACGCGCGCGCGCCGAAGCCGGCGCCCGCACCCGTCACGAAGCTCGGCTACGAGCAGAGCTGGACGGAGGCGCCGGAGCTGGGCAAGCTCGGCTGGGTGTTCGATCAGGACGTGGGCAACGCCCATCTCGTCCTCGCCGGGCTCAAGGCCAGCGGCAAGAAGACGGTGACGCTGGCGAACTATCAGGAAGTCCGCATCCGCCACTATCACCGCACGATCGACAAATATATCGAGCGGGGCGAAGCCGAATAGCTCCTCCCCGGTACGGGGAGAGGGACCATCCGCAGGATGGTGAAGGGGGAGTGCGGCGTAGCACGCGCGCCCCCACCCCAAACCGCCGCGCGGCGCCGTCCGCGCCGGCGAGGATTACTCCCCCGTCCAGTCCTTCGTGCCCGCCACCAGCGTGCTGAGGCCGCCCGCCTTCAGCACCGTCTGCGGCAGGCCGCGCGGATCGAGCACGCCGCCGAACTCCACCCGGTTGTGTGCGTGGCACAGCTGGTGGAACAGGAAGGCCTTGTCGATCGCATCCGTCTGCCCCTGCGAATCGATCGAGGCGTTGACCGATTCCTTCGCCATCTTCAGCGCGAAGCCCGGCTTCAGGGCGATCCGCTTGGCCAGATCCAGCGTGAAGCCTTCCAGCGCCTCCAGCGTCACGACATGGTTCACCATGCCCCATTCGTGCGCCTGCGCGGCCGTCCAGCTGTCGGCGGTGAACAGATGCTCCTTGGCCTTGCGTGCGCCCATCTCATAGGCGTGGGCGAAGAACTCCACGCCGTTGGCGCCGATGTTGATGACGGGGTCGGCGAACACCGCGTCGTCCGCCGCGATGATGATGTCGCTGATCCAGGCCAGCATCAGCCCGCCGCCCATGCAGGCGCCGCGCACCTCGGCGATCACCGGCTTGGGGATCGCCCGCCAGCGCCGGCAGCTGTCGAGATACACCTCGCGCTCCCACGCATAATAGCCGGCGACCGTGGCGGTATCGATGTCGCCATACACGCTGATGCGCGGATGCGCCCGCACCTCGCTGTCATGGCCATGATCCTTCAGGTCGTGCCCTACCGAGAAGTGCCGCCCCGCGCCGCCCAGGATGATCACCCTGATCGCATCGTCCAGCGCCGCGCGCATCAGCGCGTCGTTCAGCTCGTAGGTCATCCGCGTGTCCTGCGCGTTGCCCTGTTTCGGCCGATCGAGCACGATGCGGGCGATGCCCTCGGCCGGCTCGGTGTAGAGCACGCTGCCCGCCGCCGCTGCTTCGCTCATCGCCTTCATCCTCCCGTCAGAGTCCGCTGCACAGATGGCCGCCGTCCACCGCCAGCACCGATCCGGTCATGTAGGCCGAGGCGTCGGAAGCGAGCAGCAGCAGCGGCCCGTCCAGATCGTGCAGGCGGCCCAGCCGCCGCTGCGGGATGCGCTTCACCAGCGCCTCGCCCGCCGGCGTGGCGAAGAAATCGGCGTTGAGGTCCGTCGCGACATAGCCCGGCGCGATCGCGTTGACGCGGATGTCGAAGCGCGCCAGCTCCAGCGCCAGCTGCTTGGTCAGCTGGATCACGCCGGCCTTGGAGACGGCATAGGGCGTCACCGCGCCGCCCTGCCGCAGCCCCAGGATCGAGGCGATGTTGACGATCGATCCGCCCTTGCCCGCCGCCCGCAGCGCCCGCGCCGCCTCCGTCGCGACGAGGAAGGCGCCCTTCAGGTTGGTGTCGACCACATGGTCCCACTCGCTCTCGCCCTGCTCCAGCACGGGCATGGAGACGGTGACGCCGGAATTGTTGACCACCACGTCGGGCGCGCCCGCCGCTTCGAACGCGGCGCGCACCGATCCGGCGTCGCTCACGTCCAGCTGCACGGTCCGCGCCTGCCCGCCGGCGGCGACGATCTCGCCGGCCGCCTGCTCCAGCGCGTCCATGCGGCGGGCGGCCAGCACCACCGTGGCGCCCGCCGCCGCCAGCACGCCGGCGAAGTGACGGCCGAGACCGCCGGACGCGCCGGTCACGAATATCGTCTTGTCGGCCAGCACCATGCGCATCCCCTCCGCGCGGGTTTTCGTGACTGCTAAGTCACGCTTAGGGTCGTCGGCACGACCGCGTCAATCGTGGGCGAGGCGGCGCTGGGCCGGCTGACCCGCCCGCCCGCCGTTCGCCTTGCCCCGCAGGCATCGCGCGTGCGATCGGCCGCCATCCCGGCAGGATAGCGCGACTGCCCCACCTGACCGAACCGGGCCGCCCGCTCAGTCCAGCCGGCGCACCCAGCCGTGGGGATCGGGCGCGGTGCCGCGCTGGATCGCCGTCAGCGCCTCGCGCAGCCGCATCGTCTCCAGGCCCGGCCCGCCATTGCCGATCGTGAAATCATGCGCGACGCCCTTCACCTCGACGATCGGGGTGATCACGGCGGCGGTGCCGCAGGCGAAGGCCTCGCGCAGGCGGCCGCTGCGCGCGTCATCGCGCCACTGGTCCATCGCATAGGGCTCCTCGCGCACCGTCAGCCCCTCGTCGCGCGCCAGCCGGATCAGCGAATCGCGCGTGATGCCGGGCAGGATGGTGCCACCGATCGGCGGCGTCACCAGCGATCCGTCGTCCATCACGAAGAAGGTGTTCATGCCGCCGAGCTCCTCCACCCAGCGCCGCTCCGCCGCGTCGAGGAACACCACCTGGTCGCAGCCGTGGCCGATCGCCTCCTTCTGCGCGATCAGGCTGGCCGCATAATTGCCGCCGCACTTGGCCGCGCCCGTGCCGCCGGGCGCCGCCCGCGTGTAATTCTCCGAAACCCACACGGTGATGCCGGGCTTGCCCCCCTTGAAATAGGCGCCGACCGACGAAGCGATGACGATGAACAGATATTCGGCCGATGGCTTCACGCCGAGGAAATTCTCGCTGCCGAACATGAAGGGGCGCAGATAGAGGCTGCCGTCGCCCTCCGGTATCCAGTCCCGGTCGATGCGGATAAGCTCCTCCAGCGCGCGCAGGAAGGTGGCCTCGGGCAGCGCCGGCATCGCCATGCGCGCCGCGGAGTCGTTGAAGCGGCGGGCGTTGGCGTCCGGCCGGAACATCACGATGCCGCCGTCGGCCGCGCGGTACGCCTTCAGCCCCTCGAAGATCTCCTGCGCATAATGCAGCACCGAGCAGGCCGGATCGATCGAGAGCGGCGCCCGCGCTTCCACCCGCGCCTCGTGCCAGCCGCGATCCTCGGTCCACTTTACCACCACCATGTGATCGGTGAACACGCGGCCGAACCCCGGATCCTTCAGCATCGTGCCGCGCAGATCGGCGGCAACGGGCGCGGCGTTCGGGCGG encodes:
- a CDS encoding aromatic ring-hydroxylating oxygenase subunit alpha, encoding MEHVPLGEARAPVDQVQDYLDRETRPVPAYLRDDSYVYLGSADLPVSRWLSRDFFEREMRHVWPHVWQLACVADDVATVGDYVTYDIGDHSFIVVREAADSIRAYYNSCLHRATKLATGQGHARAFKCPFHGWVYGLNGRITGLPCAWDFEHLTDRTLPEIRVATWQGLVFVCMDPAAPSLADYIGPIDAAFERYPLTAKHKSAHVEKVVPGNWKIGLEQFIESYHVFGTHPEALPYIGDANTEYCIWPDNDHVSRMHALHSVSSPHVGDRYSQQDMMDLITAISDKAGADAERIVVPDGVTTRQILGEKRRRLLADLGLDVSHLTDAEMIDTIHYFIFPNIVVWTAYGSPMIYRFRPNGMDHESHVMEVIFLTPYDARAPKPAPAPVTKLGYEQSWTEAPELGKLGWVFDQDVGNAHLVLAGLKASGKKTVTLANYQEVRIRHYHRTIDKYIERGEAE
- a CDS encoding enoyl-CoA hydratase, with protein sequence MSEAAAAGSVLYTEPAEGIARIVLDRPKQGNAQDTRMTYELNDALMRAALDDAIRVIILGGAGRHFSVGHDLKDHGHDSEVRAHPRISVYGDIDTATVAGYYAWEREVYLDSCRRWRAIPKPVIAEVRGACMGGGLMLAWISDIIIAADDAVFADPVINIGANGVEFFAHAYEMGARKAKEHLFTADSWTAAQAHEWGMVNHVVTLEALEGFTLDLAKRIALKPGFALKMAKESVNASIDSQGQTDAIDKAFLFHQLCHAHNRVEFGGVLDPRGLPQTVLKAGGLSTLVAGTKDWTGE
- a CDS encoding SDR family NAD(P)-dependent oxidoreductase — protein: MVLADKTIFVTGASGGLGRHFAGVLAAAGATVVLAARRMDALEQAAGEIVAAGGQARTVQLDVSDAGSVRAAFEAAGAPDVVVNNSGVTVSMPVLEQGESEWDHVVDTNLKGAFLVATEAARALRAAGKGGSIVNIASILGLRQGGAVTPYAVSKAGVIQLTKQLALELARFDIRVNAIAPGYVATDLNADFFATPAGEALVKRIPQRRLGRLHDLDGPLLLLASDASAYMTGSVLAVDGGHLCSGL
- a CDS encoding branched-chain amino acid aminotransferase, whose protein sequence is MPDFAIRPNAAPVAADLRGTMLKDPGFGRVFTDHMVVVKWTEDRGWHEARVEARAPLSIDPACSVLHYAQEIFEGLKAYRAADGGIVMFRPDANARRFNDSAARMAMPALPEATFLRALEELIRIDRDWIPEGDGSLYLRPFMFGSENFLGVKPSAEYLFIVIASSVGAYFKGGKPGITVWVSENYTRAAPGGTGAAKCGGNYAASLIAQKEAIGHGCDQVVFLDAAERRWVEELGGMNTFFVMDDGSLVTPPIGGTILPGITRDSLIRLARDEGLTVREEPYAMDQWRDDARSGRLREAFACGTAAVITPIVEVKGVAHDFTIGNGGPGLETMRLREALTAIQRGTAPDPHGWVRRLD